TCCGATTACTCTCCACATGCGCACTAAGCCCCGTTTTGCGTCCTTAGCCGCCTGACCCGGAATAGGAAGTTAGGGTCTGCAGTTCAAAACATCGAAGCTCATCATAAGCAGGTAGGGCTTCAGTGAAATTAATCAGTTCGATGCCTGCAATgcttgaaatatttatttagtttattatAGATAAATGTACTGCATGAGGTGTCCTGTATAACAAATCCAGCATTTTTTTGTACGTGATCTTGTACATCATACGGCCCGTCAGAAGCGCGACCGATCAGCCAGCTGCCGGTTTTACCTGGACTTGTCGACTCAAGTGCTGGATCCGTTTGCACTGACAGCTTGATGCTAAGCTGCATAAGCTAAATAAGATATTGCGAGTAGAAGCTCCCGTTGCAGTGTAAGCCGCAGGCTGCAGGATGGACACCCGCTTCACCAGGGGCAAATCGGCGATCCTGGAGCGCTCCCTGACCAGGCCCAAGACGGAGGTCAGCGTCAGCGCCTTCGCGCTGCTCTTCTCCGAGATGGTGCAGTACTGCCAGAGCCGCGTCTACTCCGTGTCCGAGCTGCAGGCGCGCCTCGCCGACCTGGGCCAGGGTGTGGGTGCCAGCCTGCTGGACGTACTGGTTCTGCGAGAGAAGAACGGCAAAAGAGAAACTAAGGTGCTCAACATACTGCTCTTCATAAAGGTATGCTGTGTGCTTGGCGCGCGCCCTGTCCTTAAAGCATAAGTGGGAAGCGTTTTGtaataaatttattattattaaagattgctacattttatttacttaatgCACAGGAGCACCTTTCCAAAATTAGTAAGGAATAACGATTTaacaaattgtgtttttgtatttatataaagAAGAGCACTGTTGGTATTGCACGAATCAGTGTGCATTGGCAAGATATCAAGTTTATTGAAAGTTGCATAgtttaatataaattattatgaCTGTCAGGTGTCTGTATGGAAGGCCCTGTTCGGAAAGGAGGCTGACAAGCTGGAGCAGGCGAACGACGACGACAAGACGTACTACATCATCGAGAAGGAGCCGTTGATCAACGCCTTTATCTCGGTGCCCAAGGAGAACAGCACGCTGAACTGCGCCGCGTTCACGGCCGGCATCGTGGAGGCTATCCTCACCCACAGCGGCTTCCCGGCTAAGGTTACCGCGCACTGGCACAAGGGAACCACGCTCATGATCAAGTTTGACGAGGCGGTCATCGCGCGGGACAAAGCCCTGGATGGAAGATAGAGGGGGGAGTAAGCGAGcctgggaatgggggggggggcagaatcaGTGGGGTTTATGTCTCATTTTGAAGGGGGTTAATCCTGCAGATGTTAAAAATAACTTTGTTTTGATTCTTCTGGAACCAGGTGAGGTGACCTAATTAATGACATTAATAAAGCAGTTTTGTGCTCAGGGGGAGTGAAACAGAACTGACTCCTTCACCTTTGCAGACTGGAGTTGAGCCCTGACACCCCGACGCTGCATGCTAAGTGTGTAGCCTTGTCATCCACCCAGTGACCAAGTGGCTGAATTTAACTAGTTAAATTCTAGTTGAACACGTCTCTGCTGACCAGCTTAACAAATGACCGGAGAAGAAATGTGCCGGGTGACCAAATCTGTGGAGAAATGGTTGATCAgtaggttgtgtgtgtgtgtgtgtgtgtgtgtgtgtacatattttTGTGTAAAAATTGGGCAATTTAGTATCAGTTGTCTCACCTGATATTCTGTTGGTCTGGGTTTTGAATTGCTGGTTTTTGTTAAAGTGCAGTTCCTCATGTGCTGAAATGTGAAGTgttgaaataaaacaatatatattgGAAAATTATTGTAGAATTATTTTTTCGTAGATTTGATAATGTATAgcatttttacctttttttcttatgtgttttttctttacACATTTCCTATGATTATTCTTTATGAATATAAAGAATATAGTCAAATATGCCCTGTTTATGTTAGTACAATATAAAAATTGCCGAAATAGAAGATGGACT
This genomic window from Paramormyrops kingsleyae isolate MSU_618 chromosome 22, PKINGS_0.4, whole genome shotgun sequence contains:
- the trappc5 gene encoding trafficking protein particle complex subunit 5 — encoded protein: MDTRFTRGKSAILERSLTRPKTEVSVSAFALLFSEMVQYCQSRVYSVSELQARLADLGQGVGASLLDVLVLREKNGKRETKVLNILLFIKVSVWKALFGKEADKLEQANDDDKTYYIIEKEPLINAFISVPKENSTLNCAAFTAGIVEAILTHSGFPAKVTAHWHKGTTLMIKFDEAVIARDKALDGR